The Stomatobaculum sp. F0698 genomic sequence CGCGAAGGAGGACTTCACGGATGAGGACGGCATCAAGGCGGCGGAGCTTGAGAACGAGTTCGCAAATATGAACGGCTGGGATGCGGAGAGCGATGCCGCAAACCTCTTAAACGGCCTCGGTGTGGAGACGGACTACCACTACTCGCCGATGAAGGATTTGCCGGGTGCCTTAAAGGTCAAGGTGTTGCTTGCGCGCGCCCTCTTCGGTAACCCGGACATACTCCTGCTGGATGAGCCGACGAACCACCTGGACCTCGAGGCCATCGGTTGGCTCGAGGAATTCTTGATTAACTTCGAAAACACCGTCATTGTCGTCTCGCATGACCGCTACTTCTTAAACAAGGTCTGCACCATGATTGCGGATATCGACTACGGTAAGATTCAGCTCTACACCGGTAACTACGACTTCTGGTATGAGTCCAGTCAGCTCATTGTTCGCCAGATGAAGGAGGCGAACCGGAAGAAGGAGGAGAAGATCAAGGAGCTCAAGGAGTTCATTCAGCGCTTCTCCGCAAACGCTTCGAAGAGTAAGCAGGCGACTTCCAGAAAGCGCGCTCTCGAGAAGATTGAGCTCGACGAGATGAAGCCCTCGAGCCGAAAGTACCCGTTTATCGACTTCCGCCCGAACCGCGAAATCGGAAACGAGGTGCTTACGGTCACGAACCTCAGTAAGACCATTGAGGGTGTGAAGGTGCTCGACAACATCAGCTTTACTTTAAACCGCACGGACAAGGTTGCGCTGGTCGGACCGAACGAGCGCGCAAAGACGGTGCTCTTCCAGATTCTCTCCGGGCAGATGGAGCCGGATTCCGGCGACTATAAGTGGGGCATCACGACGACCACGGCCTACTTCCCGAAGGACAACACGAAGGACTTTGCCGGCGACGAGACCATCGTCGAGTGGCTCACCCAGTATTCGGAGAACAAGGACGCGACCTATGTGCGCGGTTTCCTCGGGCGTATGCTCTTTGCGGGCGATGACGGTGTGAAGAAGGTCTCTGTGCTCTCGGGCGGTGAGAAGGTGCGTGTCATGCTCTCGAAGCTCATGATTACCGGTGCGAATGTCCTGCTCCTCGACGAGCCGACGGACCACCTGGACATGGAGTCGATCACGGCGCTGAACAACGGTCTCATCAAGTTCCCGGGCGTCCTGATCTTCTCCTCGCGAGATCACCAGATTGTCGAGACGACCGCAAACCGCATCATGGAGATTATCAACGGCAAGCTGGTCGATAAGATTACGACCTACGATGCTTACCTTGACAGCGATGAGATGGCGAGAAAGCGCTTTACCTATACGGTCAGCGATTCCGACGCGACGGATGACTGAGGAGAGCCATGAGCGTAAAGAAAATGATTTCCTGGAACGTGAACGGTCTTCGCGCGGCGGCCGGCAAGACCTTTTTTGACGCGTTCCACGATTTGGATGCGGATATCTTTTGTATTCAGGAGTCGAAGCTACAGGAGGGACAGATAGAACTGGACCTCCCGGGCTACTATGACTACTGGAATTATGCGGAGAAGAAGGGCTACTCCGGCGTTGCCATGTTCACGAAGGAGAAGCCGATTGAGGTGTACTACGGGCTCGGCATTCCGGAGCACGACAAGGAGGGGCGTGTGATTACCCTCGAATTTCCGGACTACTATGTGCTGACCTGCTATACCCCGAATTCGCAGAATGAGTTAAAGCGCCTCGACTACCGCATGGAGTGGGAGGATGCCTTCTTTGCCTATGTAAAGGGGCTGGATGAAAAGAAGCCGCTCATCTACTGCGGCGATTTAAACGTCGCGCATCAAGAAATTGACTTAAAGAACCCGGCGACCAACCGGAAGAATGCGGGTTTTACCGATGAAGAGCGCGCGAAGATGAGTCGCATTTTGGAAAACGGCTTCACGGACAGTTTCCGTTACCTCCACCCGGAGGAGAAAGACGCCTACTCCTGGTGGTCCTACCGGATGAAGGCGAGGGAGCGAAATGTCGGTTGGCGCATCGACTACTTTATCGTGTCTGACCGCCTGCGCGAGAAGATACGCGGGGCCTCGATTCACAGCGAAATTTTGGGCAGCGATCACTGCCCGGTGGAATTGACCATCGATCTTTGAGGAGGAGAAAAGCCATGGCGCTTGGAGTACAAATCGAGAAGGAGGGGATTGCGGTTTCCGTTGTCGCAGAGACAAGACCGACCTTACTGCTCTTTCTGCGAAATGAGGAGGCGCCGCGGCTCTGCGTACCCTTTCCGGAGGATGCCCGCTTTGGGAAGGTCTACAGTCTGCGGCTCGGCTTTCGGGAGCTTCGCGAGGCTGGTTTTCGCGGCGCTGCCCTAAAGAGCGCGGAATATCAGTTTGAGGCGGGAGGACAGCGCTTTGCGGATCCGTACGGCAAGAGTTTCAGCGGACACGACAGCTTCGGAAAACCACTCAAGGAAGAAACGGCGAAGCGCTCGCCGCTCTTTTTGAGCGAGTTCTCCTGGGAGGAGGAAGGCGCTCCGAAGGTAAATCCGCGGGAGCGCGTCATCTACCGCCTGCATGTGCGCGGCTTTACCGCGGAAAAGAGCAGCGGCGTGATTCAGCGGGGTACCTTTGACGGCATCGCCGAAAAGATACCCTATCTCCGCTCTCTCGGGGTGACAACCCTGGAGCTTCTGCCCGCGGAGGAGTTTGAGGAGTTGCCCTTCGGGGCCGAGCGCGTCAACTACTGGGGCTACGGAAAGACCTTCCATTTTGCGCCGAAGGCGAGCTATTGCAGAAAGCGTCAGCGAGACCCGGCGGGTGAACTCCGTTCTCTCGTAAAAGCGCTCCACGCGGCGGGCATGGAGCTTGTGATGGAGTTCTACTTTGACGGGAGCGAGCGCGTTGATTACGTGCTCGAAGTACTGCGCTACTACCGTAGCTTTTATCACCTGGACGGCGCGCGTTTAAGCGGCAGCTTTCCGCTCCGAGACATCCTGCGGGATCCGTATCTCAAGGGCTTTCTTCTCTTTGCGGAGGAGCGGCCCGCGGAGTCCGGCGAAAGCTTCTACTGCTGTGACCGCGCGTTTCAACGGGAGATGCGCCGTTTCCTAAAGGGGGACGAGGGCATGGTGCCTGCCGTGCTTTCTTACAGCCGGCGGGAGCCGGATACGCCGCCGCGTGTCAACTACCTTGCGCACACCGACGGCTTTACGCTCGCGGATCTTGTGAGTTACGAGAGAAAGCACAACGAGGCAAACGGCGAGGGCAACCGGGACGGCAGCAATGAGAATTTCAGCTGGAACTGCGGCGTCGAGGGCAAGACCAAGCGGCGACAGATTCTCGCCTGCCGCGCGCAGCAGCGGCGGAATGCGTTTTTGCTGCTCTTTTTAAGTCAGGGAACGCCGCTCTTCCTCGCCGGCGATGAGTTCGGAAACAGCCAGGACGGCAACAACAATGCCTATTGTCAGGACAATGCGGTCTCCTGGCTCGACTGGAAACAGGCGACCAAGGAGGCAGAGAGCGTTGACTTTGTGCGGGCACTGATTGCCTTTCGAAGGGCGCATCCGGCACTCGGACGGCAGACACCGCCGCTCTTTCTCGATGTCGATGCCGTGGGCAGACCGGATGTCTCCTATCACGGCGAGCGGCCGTGGAAGGCGGAGACCGAGCCCTTCCGCCGTCAGCTCGGCATACTCTACAGCGGACATTACGCGAAATCGGAGAACGGCGAGGCAGACAACAGCCTTTTCTGTATCTATAATATGCACTGGGAAGCACACAGCTTTTCCTTGCCGCACCCTGAAAAGGGCACGGCTTGGCACCTCGCAATCAGAAGTTTCGGCGAGGCGCCGCACTGTCTCGAGGTCGGGGTGGAGGAAGTTCTGGCGGATCAGAGCAGCTTTTTACTTCCGGGACGGAGCATCGTCGTTTTGATTGCAAAGCCCCTTCCGGCAGAGACAAAGACAAAACGAACGAAAAAGAGACAGGGAGATAGCAATGGCAGATAAGATTATTTTAACCGGAGACCGCCCGACGGGCAGACTGCACGTGGGCCACTATGTGGGTTCGCTTCGCAGAAGAGTCGCGCTGCAGAATTCCGGCGAGTATAAGAGAACCATGGTCATGATTGCGGACGCGCAGGCGCTCACCGACAACTTTGACAATCCCGAGAAGGTCAGACAGAACATCATCGAAGTGGCGCTCGACTATCTCTCGGTGGGACTCGATCCCGAGAAGTCCACACTCTTTATTCAGTCGCAGATCTCGGAACTCACCGAGCTCACCTTCTTCTACTCGAATCTCGTCACGGTTGCCAGACTGCAGCGCAACCCGACCGTGAAGAATGAGATTAAGCTCCGGAATTTCGAGGCGGATATCCCGGTCGGCTTCTTCACCTATCCGATCAGCCAGGCGGCGGATATCACGGCTTTTAAGGCGACCACGGTGCCGGTCGGTGAGGATCAGCTGCCGATGATCGAGCAGACGAGAGAGATTGTCCGGAAGTTCAATTCGATTTATGCGCCGGTGCTCGTGGAGCCGGAGGCGCTGATTCCGAGCGATGCGGCTTCCCGCCGTCTCCCGGGCACGGACGGCAAGGCGAAGATGTCCAAGTCCCTCGGCAACTGCATCTACCTCTCGGACGATGCGGATACGGTGGCGGCGCGCATCAAGACCATGTATACAGACCCGGAGCATCTCCGCGTGAGCGACCCGGGCCATCTGGAGGGGAACACCGTGTTCACCTACCTGGAAGCCTTCTCGCGTCCGGAGCATTTTGAGCGCTACCTGCCGGAGTACGCTTCTCTCGATGAATTGAAGGCGCACTACACGCGCGGCGGTCTCGGCGATGTCAAGGTGAAGAAGTTCCTGAATGCCGTGTTGCAGGAGGAACTCGAGCCGATTCGGAAGCGCAGAAAGGAATATGAGCGCGATATCTCCGCGGTCTATGAAATCCTGAAGAAGGGATCCGAGCGCGCGCGCGAAATCGCGGCGGAGACCTTGTCCGAGGTAAAGGAAGCGATGAAAATCAATTATTTTGAGGACAGCGAGCTGATTCGCGAACAGGCGGAGCGCTTTCGGCAGGCGGCGGAATGACGAGCCGTATTCTGCTTTGCAGCTACCGGGGAGAGGCATACCTGGAAGAGCAGCTGGCTTCGATCGAAGGGCAGACGGAGAGGAATTTCCGTCTGCTTCTTTCGGATGATGCCTCACCGGACCGAAGCTTTGCGATTGCGGAGGCGGCGGCCGCGCGGGATGCCCGCGTGACAGCGCTTCGCCGGGACAAGGGAAGCGGAAGCGCCGCAAGACATTTTTTGGAGCGTCTTCGGGATCCGGCCTTCTTTTCCGCGGCCGATGTCGATGACTACTATCTCTTCTCGGACCAGGACGATTGTTGGCACCGAGACAAGCTCGCGCGGCAAGTCCGCGCGATGCGCGCCATGGAGCGTCGCTACGGGAGTAAAGTACCGCTCTTACTCCACTGCGATCTCCGCGTGGTCTCGGCCGATGGGACGGAAATCGCGCCCTCTTATGTGCGCTACCAGAAAATGAGCCCGGCAAGACGGCGGTTCTGTCAGCTCCTCGTGCAGAACAATGTGACGGGCGGCGCCATGATTATGAACCATGCGCTCATGCGTCTCCTGGTCGCACACCCGGTGCCGGAAAACGCCGTGATGCACGACCACTGGATTGCGCTGGTCGCCGCGGCCTTCGGGAAAATAGGTTTCCTGGACCACGCGCTCTATGACTATCGCCAGCACGGCGACAATGTGCTCGGAGCAAAGAAGGGGGGCGCGCTCTCGGAAATGAAGCGGCGGCTCGGGCTTTCGGGGGAGAGCCTCAAGGAGATGAACGAAAAGTCGGGAGCGGCCTACCGCGCCCTCTTTTTACAGGCGGAGGAATTTCGGCGGCAGTACGGCAAAGAACTTCCGGCAGAGGCAAAGAAGACGCTCGATGACTTCCTCGCGTTGCAACATAAAACAAGAATCGGAAAGGCAGTGGGCATTTTGCGCGGCGGTTTTACCTTTAACCTGCCGCACCGCACACTGGGTGAACTACTCTTTTTATGAGACAGAGAGAAGAGAGCGTCGCAGGGGGACTGTTCTGGAAATTGCTTGAGCTCCTCGGCGCGCAGGGCATTCAATTTGTCGTAGCGCTGCTCCTTGCGCGGCTCATGACGCCGGCGGAGTACGGCACCATAGGGCTGATTATGATCTTCATCACCCTCGCAAATGTCTTCGTGCAATCGGGCTTTGCGACCGCCCTGATTCAGGCGGAGCGGGTGGAGGAGGCGGATTTCAGCTCGGTCTTTTGGATCAGCCTCGCGGTTTCCGTGCCGGTCTACGGCCTCCTTGTTCTGGCGGCCCCCTTCATTGCCGCTTATTACGAGACCCCGGTCTTACAGCCCCTGCTCACCGCGATGGGACTGGTGCTGTTTCCGGGCGCCGTAATCTCGGTGCAGACTGCCTATGTGGCGCGCAACTTACAGTTCCGCAAACTCTTTGAGGCGACTATGGTTGCGGTCATTCTCTCCGGTGCGGTCGCGATTGTCATGGCACAGCGCGGTTACGGCGTGTTTGCGATGGCGGCGCAGCAGTTGGTCTACCATGTCGCGCTGATGTTGGGACTCTTTGTTGCGGTCTCCTTCCGGCCGCGCGGCGGCATCGCCTTAAACCGGGTGGAGCGGCTCTTTTCCTTTGGGTGGAAAATACTGCTCTCCGGTCTTCTTGATACACTCTGGAATAATCTCTACGGCCTTTTGATCGGAAAGTACTATTCCAAAACGGCACTCGGCGGTTACAACCGCGCGGAACAGTTTCCGAAG encodes the following:
- a CDS encoding ABC-F family ATP-binding cassette domain-containing protein, giving the protein MISANGITFRVGKKALFEDVNIQFTEGNCYGLIGANGTGKSTFLKILSGQLEPTNGNIAITPGQRLSFLEQNHFKYDEFTVLDTVIMGNQRLYDIMQEKDALYAKEDFTDEDGIKAAELENEFANMNGWDAESDAANLLNGLGVETDYHYSPMKDLPGALKVKVLLARALFGNPDILLLDEPTNHLDLEAIGWLEEFLINFENTVIVVSHDRYFLNKVCTMIADIDYGKIQLYTGNYDFWYESSQLIVRQMKEANRKKEEKIKELKEFIQRFSANASKSKQATSRKRALEKIELDEMKPSSRKYPFIDFRPNREIGNEVLTVTNLSKTIEGVKVLDNISFTLNRTDKVALVGPNERAKTVLFQILSGQMEPDSGDYKWGITTTTAYFPKDNTKDFAGDETIVEWLTQYSENKDATYVRGFLGRMLFAGDDGVKKVSVLSGGEKVRVMLSKLMITGANVLLLDEPTDHLDMESITALNNGLIKFPGVLIFSSRDHQIVETTANRIMEIINGKLVDKITTYDAYLDSDEMARKRFTYTVSDSDATDD
- a CDS encoding exodeoxyribonuclease III; amino-acid sequence: MSVKKMISWNVNGLRAAAGKTFFDAFHDLDADIFCIQESKLQEGQIELDLPGYYDYWNYAEKKGYSGVAMFTKEKPIEVYYGLGIPEHDKEGRVITLEFPDYYVLTCYTPNSQNELKRLDYRMEWEDAFFAYVKGLDEKKPLIYCGDLNVAHQEIDLKNPATNRKNAGFTDEERAKMSRILENGFTDSFRYLHPEEKDAYSWWSYRMKARERNVGWRIDYFIVSDRLREKIRGASIHSEILGSDHCPVELTIDL
- a CDS encoding alpha-amylase, which codes for MALGVQIEKEGIAVSVVAETRPTLLLFLRNEEAPRLCVPFPEDARFGKVYSLRLGFRELREAGFRGAALKSAEYQFEAGGQRFADPYGKSFSGHDSFGKPLKEETAKRSPLFLSEFSWEEEGAPKVNPRERVIYRLHVRGFTAEKSSGVIQRGTFDGIAEKIPYLRSLGVTTLELLPAEEFEELPFGAERVNYWGYGKTFHFAPKASYCRKRQRDPAGELRSLVKALHAAGMELVMEFYFDGSERVDYVLEVLRYYRSFYHLDGARLSGSFPLRDILRDPYLKGFLLFAEERPAESGESFYCCDRAFQREMRRFLKGDEGMVPAVLSYSRREPDTPPRVNYLAHTDGFTLADLVSYERKHNEANGEGNRDGSNENFSWNCGVEGKTKRRQILACRAQQRRNAFLLLFLSQGTPLFLAGDEFGNSQDGNNNAYCQDNAVSWLDWKQATKEAESVDFVRALIAFRRAHPALGRQTPPLFLDVDAVGRPDVSYHGERPWKAETEPFRRQLGILYSGHYAKSENGEADNSLFCIYNMHWEAHSFSLPHPEKGTAWHLAIRSFGEAPHCLEVGVEEVLADQSSFLLPGRSIVVLIAKPLPAETKTKRTKKRQGDSNGR
- the trpS gene encoding tryptophan--tRNA ligase → MADKIILTGDRPTGRLHVGHYVGSLRRRVALQNSGEYKRTMVMIADAQALTDNFDNPEKVRQNIIEVALDYLSVGLDPEKSTLFIQSQISELTELTFFYSNLVTVARLQRNPTVKNEIKLRNFEADIPVGFFTYPISQAADITAFKATTVPVGEDQLPMIEQTREIVRKFNSIYAPVLVEPEALIPSDAASRRLPGTDGKAKMSKSLGNCIYLSDDADTVAARIKTMYTDPEHLRVSDPGHLEGNTVFTYLEAFSRPEHFERYLPEYASLDELKAHYTRGGLGDVKVKKFLNAVLQEELEPIRKRRKEYERDISAVYEILKKGSERAREIAAETLSEVKEAMKINYFEDSELIREQAERFRQAAE
- a CDS encoding glycosyltransferase, producing MTSRILLCSYRGEAYLEEQLASIEGQTERNFRLLLSDDASPDRSFAIAEAAAARDARVTALRRDKGSGSAARHFLERLRDPAFFSAADVDDYYLFSDQDDCWHRDKLARQVRAMRAMERRYGSKVPLLLHCDLRVVSADGTEIAPSYVRYQKMSPARRRFCQLLVQNNVTGGAMIMNHALMRLLVAHPVPENAVMHDHWIALVAAAFGKIGFLDHALYDYRQHGDNVLGAKKGGALSEMKRRLGLSGESLKEMNEKSGAAYRALFLQAEEFRRQYGKELPAEAKKTLDDFLALQHKTRIGKAVGILRGGFTFNLPHRTLGELLFL
- a CDS encoding lipopolysaccharide biosynthesis protein, with protein sequence MRQREESVAGGLFWKLLELLGAQGIQFVVALLLARLMTPAEYGTIGLIMIFITLANVFVQSGFATALIQAERVEEADFSSVFWISLAVSVPVYGLLVLAAPFIAAYYETPVLQPLLTAMGLVLFPGAVISVQTAYVARNLQFRKLFEATMVAVILSGAVAIVMAQRGYGVFAMAAQQLVYHVALMLGLFVAVSFRPRGGIALNRVERLFSFGWKILLSGLLDTLWNNLYGLLIGKYYSKTALGGYNRAEQFPKLITSNLSAAMQSVLLPTYARHQGEKESLRELLSRSLRLSAFVIFPMMAGMAAVGTSLIRTLLTEDWLFSVPYLRILCLCYAFWPLHVSNLQMVTALGRSDWFLKLECMKKLLGAVLLALSLRYGMMGLLVFKAVDEALCTALNAYPVGKLLGYGPLTQYRELAPAALSSILMGIAVYRMEGLPLRAPLLLLSQLAAGVLLYGIFSLVFQRDTLGELRDFIRTRREKA